In Tachypleus tridentatus isolate NWPU-2018 chromosome 7, ASM421037v1, whole genome shotgun sequence, a genomic segment contains:
- the LOC143256954 gene encoding glomulin isoform X1 has product MVLLDCVENYRFIQLIKQDRRMAENSIASVEHLEQCIKQNDLFQAVKFLSDDKHLNYYAEKCLEVIPVIFSYLDKENDKLSLSFINTCENAMVEIAKRGNAKELLIGFLEQADRFKEDVCFRALIKPLQTVLQQLPGKRGKSLEWTLNILGAHLESLPLPKDYNLEGDEKKLLDLDPCVQRIITQISLYLPFFKPFVEEVSLAAEKLQCISYLDRAIHQRHTITLFLVKLLHHPLGYLDLSHTQQKAKSSSRVCAEEIISYISRLQGNFLNVYHFLREQQKSKLLDSHDEQNSSVRETEVELTVSEIALGVFGYMIFGEKVNTKNIPSVYTHLYLLEENVNIICVLLENPKEMIYYKGLILAQVLLDKLKVAELSSKVLDLNDYFRMSKALIKVMIYCCVEEYRQLARVVFENYLKKLDFEGNYKMLFSLVNSEKHAGVQGYLIGLFKVRVLLSLEERGRGSYFLGVRLKKFLKVITVLPEKVETDLLDHSDCIIASLNLLRLLFLRDKKNDNFTGVWDYLNELQTEFLQPLRTALQLSRAHYKLQLEQIGGKQKKMSLSKTVYVEGQTLPNLPANDEDILKSALLQFDVIESLLVRLEEICDL; this is encoded by the exons ATGGTTCTCCTCGACTGTGTCGAAAATTACCG atTCATACAGTTGATTAAACAAGACAGAAGAATGGCCGAAAACAGCATAGCATCAGTTGAACATCTTGAACAGTGTATTAAACAGAATGACCTTTTTCAAGCAGTAAAATTTCTGAGTGATGATAAGCACCTGAACTATTATGCTGAGAAATGTCTGGAAGTTATTCCTGTAATTTTTAGCTACCTTGATAAAGAAAATGACAAATTAAGcttaagttttattaatacatGTGAGAATGCCATGGTGGAGATTGCTAAACGAGGTAATGCTAAAGAGCTTTTAATTGGATTTTTGGAACAAGCTGATCGATTTAAAGAAGATGTATGTTTTAGGGCACTTATTAAACCATTGCAGACTGTTTTACAGCAGTTACCAGGTAAAAGAGGGAAGTCATTGGAATGGACTTTAAACATTTTAGGTGCTCATTTAGAATCTTTACCCCTGCCAAAAGACTACAATTTGGAAGGTGATGAAAAAAAACTTCTTGATTTAGATCCATGTGTGCAGAGAATAATCACACAAATATCATTGTACCTACCTTTCTTCAAGCCTTTCGTGGAAGAAGTATCATTAGCAGCTGAGAAACTGCAGTGTATTAGCTACTTAGATAGAGCAATTCATCAAAGACATACCATAACACTGTTTCTGGTGAAACTTTTACATCATCCATTAGGATATCTGGATCTTTCACACACACAGCAAAAGGCCAAGAGTTCTTCACGTGTTTGTGCTGAAGAAATCATTTCATATATAAGTAGACTTCAGGGGAATTTCTTAAATGTTTACCATTTTCTTAGAGAACAGCAAAAGTCTAAACTTTTAGATTCTCATGATGAGCAAAATAGTTCTGTGAGAGAAACTGAGGTAGAACTGACAGTGTCTGAGATTGCTTTAGGTGTTTTTGGCTACATGATATTTGGGGAGAAAGTGAACACTAAAAATATTCCATCTGTATACACACATCTGTATCTTCTTgaagaaaatgtgaacattatctgTGTGCTTCTTGAAAATCCCAAAGAAATGATTTATTACAAAGGGCTAATTCTAGCTCAAGTTTTGTTAGACAAGTTAAAAGTTGCTGAACTATCTTCTAAAGTTCTTGATTTGAATGATTACTTTAGAATGTCAAAAGCTCTTATAAAAGTAATGATCTACTGTTGTGTTGAAGAATATCGACAACTTGCTCGAGtagtttttgaaaattatttaaagaagcTTGATTTTGAAgggaattataaaatgttattttcacttGTAAATTCAGAAAAGCATGCAGGGGTGCAGGGTTATCTTATTGGATTATTTAAAGTGAGGGTATTATTGTCACTAGAAGAAAGAGGTAGAGGTTCTTATTTTCTTGGAGTTAGATTAAAGAAGTTTTTAAAAGTAATCACAGTCTTGCCTGAAAAAGTTGAAACAGATCTGTTAGATCACAGTGACTGTATCATTGCATCTCTGAATCTTCTGCGACTTTTGTTTTTGCGAGATAAAAAGAATGATAATTTTACTGGTGTTTGGGATTACCTGAATGAACTTCAGACTGAATTCTTACAACCCTTGCGCACAGCACTTCAACTATCTCGAGCACATTATAAATTGCAGCTTGAGCAAATAGGAGGGAAGCAAAAGAAAATGTCTCTAAGTAAAACTGTGTATGTTGAAGGTCAAACCTTACCAAATCTTCCTGCTAATGATGAGGATATATTAAAGTCTGCACTTCTACAATTTGATGTGATAGAAAGTCTCCTAGTGAGATTGGAAGAAATTTGTGATTTATAA
- the LOC143256954 gene encoding glomulin isoform X2, translating into MAENSIASVEHLEQCIKQNDLFQAVKFLSDDKHLNYYAEKCLEVIPVIFSYLDKENDKLSLSFINTCENAMVEIAKRGNAKELLIGFLEQADRFKEDVCFRALIKPLQTVLQQLPGKRGKSLEWTLNILGAHLESLPLPKDYNLEGDEKKLLDLDPCVQRIITQISLYLPFFKPFVEEVSLAAEKLQCISYLDRAIHQRHTITLFLVKLLHHPLGYLDLSHTQQKAKSSSRVCAEEIISYISRLQGNFLNVYHFLREQQKSKLLDSHDEQNSSVRETEVELTVSEIALGVFGYMIFGEKVNTKNIPSVYTHLYLLEENVNIICVLLENPKEMIYYKGLILAQVLLDKLKVAELSSKVLDLNDYFRMSKALIKVMIYCCVEEYRQLARVVFENYLKKLDFEGNYKMLFSLVNSEKHAGVQGYLIGLFKVRVLLSLEERGRGSYFLGVRLKKFLKVITVLPEKVETDLLDHSDCIIASLNLLRLLFLRDKKNDNFTGVWDYLNELQTEFLQPLRTALQLSRAHYKLQLEQIGGKQKKMSLSKTVYVEGQTLPNLPANDEDILKSALLQFDVIESLLVRLEEICDL; encoded by the coding sequence ATGGCCGAAAACAGCATAGCATCAGTTGAACATCTTGAACAGTGTATTAAACAGAATGACCTTTTTCAAGCAGTAAAATTTCTGAGTGATGATAAGCACCTGAACTATTATGCTGAGAAATGTCTGGAAGTTATTCCTGTAATTTTTAGCTACCTTGATAAAGAAAATGACAAATTAAGcttaagttttattaatacatGTGAGAATGCCATGGTGGAGATTGCTAAACGAGGTAATGCTAAAGAGCTTTTAATTGGATTTTTGGAACAAGCTGATCGATTTAAAGAAGATGTATGTTTTAGGGCACTTATTAAACCATTGCAGACTGTTTTACAGCAGTTACCAGGTAAAAGAGGGAAGTCATTGGAATGGACTTTAAACATTTTAGGTGCTCATTTAGAATCTTTACCCCTGCCAAAAGACTACAATTTGGAAGGTGATGAAAAAAAACTTCTTGATTTAGATCCATGTGTGCAGAGAATAATCACACAAATATCATTGTACCTACCTTTCTTCAAGCCTTTCGTGGAAGAAGTATCATTAGCAGCTGAGAAACTGCAGTGTATTAGCTACTTAGATAGAGCAATTCATCAAAGACATACCATAACACTGTTTCTGGTGAAACTTTTACATCATCCATTAGGATATCTGGATCTTTCACACACACAGCAAAAGGCCAAGAGTTCTTCACGTGTTTGTGCTGAAGAAATCATTTCATATATAAGTAGACTTCAGGGGAATTTCTTAAATGTTTACCATTTTCTTAGAGAACAGCAAAAGTCTAAACTTTTAGATTCTCATGATGAGCAAAATAGTTCTGTGAGAGAAACTGAGGTAGAACTGACAGTGTCTGAGATTGCTTTAGGTGTTTTTGGCTACATGATATTTGGGGAGAAAGTGAACACTAAAAATATTCCATCTGTATACACACATCTGTATCTTCTTgaagaaaatgtgaacattatctgTGTGCTTCTTGAAAATCCCAAAGAAATGATTTATTACAAAGGGCTAATTCTAGCTCAAGTTTTGTTAGACAAGTTAAAAGTTGCTGAACTATCTTCTAAAGTTCTTGATTTGAATGATTACTTTAGAATGTCAAAAGCTCTTATAAAAGTAATGATCTACTGTTGTGTTGAAGAATATCGACAACTTGCTCGAGtagtttttgaaaattatttaaagaagcTTGATTTTGAAgggaattataaaatgttattttcacttGTAAATTCAGAAAAGCATGCAGGGGTGCAGGGTTATCTTATTGGATTATTTAAAGTGAGGGTATTATTGTCACTAGAAGAAAGAGGTAGAGGTTCTTATTTTCTTGGAGTTAGATTAAAGAAGTTTTTAAAAGTAATCACAGTCTTGCCTGAAAAAGTTGAAACAGATCTGTTAGATCACAGTGACTGTATCATTGCATCTCTGAATCTTCTGCGACTTTTGTTTTTGCGAGATAAAAAGAATGATAATTTTACTGGTGTTTGGGATTACCTGAATGAACTTCAGACTGAATTCTTACAACCCTTGCGCACAGCACTTCAACTATCTCGAGCACATTATAAATTGCAGCTTGAGCAAATAGGAGGGAAGCAAAAGAAAATGTCTCTAAGTAAAACTGTGTATGTTGAAGGTCAAACCTTACCAAATCTTCCTGCTAATGATGAGGATATATTAAAGTCTGCACTTCTACAATTTGATGTGATAGAAAGTCTCCTAGTGAGATTGGAAGAAATTTGTGATTTATAA